TCCCTTCCTTACTTCCTGTGTTCTTTCCAATTCTTTAAATACTCTACGTCTCTACCCAAAACACCATACTGGTCAAAATTCAACAAGTTTGTCACTAGTTAATAATCCATCTAACTCAAGTATGATTTAATTCCACTCTTCtaaacaattttataatatatatatatatatatatatatatatatattttatatctgTCCAAAGGTCAAACAAAGATGTCTTAGATATTAAAACCACAGTACACAAAAGTTTTCACTGTAACAATTAATCATGCCCTATAGTCTTTTGTGAATCACTTGCTGATACATCTAGTGCAACACAAACTTGCACCTCATCATGTCCTATTAGCTAAAAGTAATTTTCTAAATTGGGTTTTCTACATTCATATAATTAATGATATGAGTGAAAGATAATTAtgaaagtttctttttcttgttacATTACTAGAAATTAGATGATGGTATTCAATTCTTCATATGTGGTTTAGTAAATCATCTAAAAAAGGTGTTGTACTTGAAATGTATAAGGATGAATTAGCCGTGTTGTTCTCAGTCTTCCGGACACATACAAGGACTAAATTGCATTTGCTTTGTGGATGCAATAGAAACATTTTACTGTAGGCATTAGGGAACTTCAATCATTAGATGATAATTGTGATGCGCTACAAAATAGGATGTCAGTACTCCACAACAAATGCTGTAACGTTTCCGAGAATCATAGAAGTTCATTGAGAAAGACACtttatcaaggaaaaagaaaaattgttacaatttttcAAGCAAGGATATTTTAACAAATAGATATTATACGCTTCTAAGAACTATATATCAGTAACTACATTTAGATTATATGCTTCTGATCGAGCCCATATCAGTAACTACATTTAGGAAGAGCAAGACCAAATTTGGTCCAAGTACTATATTTCAGTAATAGTATAATACCTTAGTGGAAAATATATAAGCATAACCACATATCTAgttacaatttaaattttattaaaaattaaaatgaaattcacAATCAATGTCATTACTTCCAGAACACAGAAGTTCTGATCCTAAACAAACTACTGTGGCTATTCAAGACCTAAAGATGTGTTAACTAAAAGAATCATGTGATGCCCTTTGCAAAAGTGCATGCCAATCACAAAAACCTGAAAGCTATGCACTGCAAATGTTAGTACTGGCTAGGAGTAGTTTGAGAATATGTGAATTCACTTTTCACAGTTGAACACCAAACACACTTCACAGCAATCGTCTTGCTACCTTGCAATTGCTTCTTGTCTCCCCCGATTTGTCGATGAGGATCTGTTTACCGCGGCACTCCGAGGAACAAAATGCTTGCAAATTACTGCATTGCATCATCAAGTAAAGTCTAAGAATAGAgtgtaataaaattaattttacttaaaaggaatcagaaaaatacatttgacccaaaaaaaaaaaaaatagtatcacAATTATTTCCACAACTTGTTCATTTAGCGACTTGTGAATGGTGGAATTGTAGACCTACATGGATCTACTATTGTAGGCAAGTTGTAGCCAAAATTGTGGAACTACAAATTTGGGAGgacaaaaataaagataaatggaaaaaatatcCAACCAATCAAATTGTACCACATCatataatcaaacaattatgaaaaaaaaaactaatttggatttaattttttgttattttcttaacaaatataaacagagaaaaaataaaaataatttgattctAGATGtgtattttaatgattttgatcacgagttaaaaaaaaaaaaaaagattttgatcactgtttttcttttaaaaacttaaaatagacataaaattaaaatatgctaagaaatatataaaatatagcatatatatatatagagttgggtttaagttacacctggtgCAATGTTataccactcaatattttttaattgaatgcgaatattgacaaattcaccgttagattacattatcttcgtatattcttcatgcttgcaGAATTTcgaggtgatcaaagattaatagtcatgtcatcaattaattgttaaaattcaaatttttataatttaaaataatgcataaaagatgagtttatagatcaaatggtaaataacattcaattgatatgaaaattgacatgcatgttaagaacatgtagaacatgtaattcaacggttggattttcaaaatattaattcaataataagttattgagtggtgtaacattacttagagttacaccaggtgtaacttgaaggTTGAACccaacctatatatatatatatatatatataaattaattgtgagttgtgacttaatttttcaagaattgtcATGTCCAATTTCTATGTAAATTACAAGACACTTTTAgctaaattttaagaagaaagaatttgcaataaaattggcagaaaaagaaaatattgaatttaattttccaTTATAATTTGCTATAACATTGGCTAAAAATATCAAAcaatgacaacaacaacaaaaagaagacTAATTCGactataattttcaatttttatctcaacaaataaataaaaccaaaaagaactttcttttctttagttttctttattttctcagTGGCCAAACAAggacaaagaaaaggaaatatagGATGCAAGACATACCCGTACATGTACACGTCATTGTCACTGATCCACTTTTTGCAAAGGTGGCATCTTTCCAAGAAATTCCCAAGCTGTGGTTGAGAGCTCTCCATTTTCACCAGAGCATCACCACTCGTCGGAGCCATACATGGCCAAAACATCATCGGCGCCACTGGTACTGGCATCGCATAAACTGCATTCATCGGAACCATACCAGGATTGCACCAGAAGTCCGTAGTCGGCACCGGAGGCAAGACCTGGTTGAACATGAAGCTGTTGTTGTTGCCATCGCTCGAGGAGGAGGAGCTAGCAATTCGCGTGCATTTTGCTGACATCTTGATGAGAAAAGAATAGCAAGGTTTTAGTGAGAGAAAGTTagggttttagagagagagagagagaggaagggtTTCAGAGAgactgagagtgagagagagataggtCATGCGTAACTTGTGGAGGTTAAACGttagctttatatatatataggctacTGTGGTCCCAGCAAAATAGcgtttctttttacttttactacTAAAATGGGAATCGAATTGTGTATTCCAAAATTTCCtcattagtatttttttttttttttttaaaagtaatgaaTGTTTTAATGTAGGATGTCTGCTCttaatgataactttttatcattaaatcaaaatattaatcgATTTTTGGTATATGCCGAGattaaaccccaaattttttatttaacaatcacCAATTTTACCAATTAATCTAACTAAAACTCACTAGTTGATAATTAGAAATTGTggaattctttttccttttggggtTGTGATGCGATGTGAATTGTAATTCAAGGAATTTAGGGGGACTATTAGATCCCACAAAATcttccatgatttttttttaacaatttatataATTAGGTGAAATAATTATGTGTTGGGACTTACAAAAATATATGGTAAGAATTAAATCAGCAGCAAGTATAAAAGATTAATGGTGTGTTATCAAACTCCCATGATTTgacacttcaaaaaaaaaaaaaaaaaaactcccatGATTTGAGAGTCTGTGTTCTGTTACACCCAACTTGCACACACtagataagatttttttttttgttgctaaatcATTAGATAAGAAATCAACATGGTTTTAATAATACCAACTcatagttaaaaaaagaaaagaaaaaagaatcaactTATTATAGTTTTTGTACTTCATGACATTTAATTTCAATGTGTTTAGTATGCTTATAAAAGATAGTAATAGCAAGACCATGAAGTGTTGTCGGGTTGAATGCCCAAATCAAAATGCATGGATTGAAGCCTACCAATTCACTGGTTGTTGTTGCCTTTGccttatatttgaattttatagaACATTTTGACAATGTTATGCATTGTAATTTGCTTCTTTGTGCTCCATTTAATATGATTATTCGAATGTACAATGAATGACGGAACTACATTGCGACTACGAGGGGTCATGACCATTCGAATGTACAATGAATGACGGAACTACATTGCGACTACGAGGGGTCATGACCCACTggaattttgaagttttttaataatttaaattaatatataaaattggaaAGTCTTGGGATCAAAAAGTTTTTACTTAGCcctccaaattaaaaattgtagCACTCACATTGAAAATTGATCCCAGAATACctaaaaaattaaggttttatttgattgtttGGTAAGGAAGATGGATAAGTGGAAACATGAAATAGAAAAGAGGAAGCAGTGCACAGCTAGAGGGACAAAGCTAGTCTTGTTGCTTCAATTTCCCTTTTCCCCCCTCAAATGGAAAACATCTAGAACCACcaattttctctcctatttttcaCTGTAAACTAAATAATGAAAAGACATCTTTCCTCTTTACTTCTCCTTCTCATATTtttcattcaattatttttcaCCCAACCAAACCCACTATAAAAGGATCAACAGTCAACAAACTCAAATATGTCGCCAGTGGCTCccaaaatacacacacacacacacacaaactccttttatttttatttttttttttaaaatcaaaacaaaacaattcccttcttaaaatattaaaaaaaaaaaaaaaaaaaatctaaaacttagAAACTAGGAAAATGACTTATACGTTATAGTTGTTTTATTTGGCATTACACTTTGGTTGTTTCTATTTTTGCCTAAAGTTAAAAATTTGTCTTTTCGGGATTTGAATAAATCACCAGTTTAGTGAAAACGTATTGAAAATTAGTTATTAAAATAGTTAGCATTACACTCTAGTAGaaaaatctctgatggttgaataagagatctagaatTCAATTTCCgtttacactaaaaaccgattcgtgtcttggtctgataataaaaagctATATCATTAGAAGCGaatgccataagttgaaactcaaaaaaaaaaaaaaaaacattttaaatatgaatttagtTATACTTGCACATAAGAAAGAAAACTCGAAAGGCCAAATTAAACCTCAAAAAATACCTGCACATAAGAAATGGTTTTTACAGGATTAAGCTTGCGCACTTTGAACTGCAGGGTCTTGTCTCTACCTTCAGCCCTTCTCTTATTGATCCCAACAGTAGGCAGCTCAGTTGTTGTTTCCATTGGAACCACTTTTTGTTGGTCTCTGCTGCTTAATTAGAGTAATCTGGTGTTTTCTAGTACTGGTGTTTCtgcctttttttgtgtgtgtgtgtgtgtgtagctTCAAACATTTATTaacttgaatttttattttgtgttagcTTCAGCTTCTTCTTTCGTGAAACAGAGATTACACTATTATCTTTATGTATGTTGTTGCTTATTGTTGGGCTGTGTTTTATATAGAGAAGACTCATAcctcaattttgttttaaattttaggcaAAGCTTGAGTTCAGTGTTTAGTAGCACTAAATCGTGTAATAGCACTAAACTTGTCACAATAGTGACATATGTCCATTTTTAATCACGTGTTATCACCTCAAAAGGTCCAATACACTGGAGACGATGCACTTAAGTTGAGtccttatttaaaaaagaatttaaattaaaaacaagtaACAGCCCCCTTGGCAACTTAAGTGGCATAAAAATTTATCACCATTAATCATATCAAcatttattactattttaataCAATTCCAACCATTCCAAAAAGTTAGGACCTAGACTGACatatttaaaacattaaaaaccaAATTTACACACTAtaaattatgtttaaattttattctatatttaaactcTTAATTAATTAGAATCTTACGTCATACAATTACTTAGAATCTTAtgtcatattttctttaattgatagtcataatttcatattttctgtaattaatatattttctttaattaatagTTTCTTTAATTGATagtcatattttctttaattggtAGTTTCtttaatagataaaataaataattctctATACAAACACTcataataaatatctattaataattattataataatatatttaataattacattttaaaacacATCATATTAAATACCTATTAATAAAtgtcataattatcaaattcatATTTAGTATTTCATACACAGATTCAATCATCAAAATAAATTTGCATTAATAActattataattttcaaataggCCAAAATGTAAAACTCACTTTCTaagtttcatcattttttttttttcatttcagtcctataaatttgggttttgtcatttcagtcctctaagtttcattCTTTCCCAATTAAGTGTCTGTTTggtatgattaattttttcaatttattttactatttaatttatttttgctcgtattcatgggtcccattatactattttagttaatttttacttttatctacactactttcaacaaaaaaattttagtttcagcaaaataagcagattaAAAACAGACCCTAAGTCGTTCGTTAATATGTTATTAATATCTGCcgttaacatatatatatatatatatatattttaattttagaaaaaatgttaagtaaaaaaaaaaaacaagaaagccATTTAGAGGATCGTTCCCTCCCACACGTAAACGTTCCCCCAACATGAGTAATAAATACTTTGGGTAAGCTCAGATCAAATCGATACCcattaaaaaaagataagattaaaaaaaaaaaaaaaaaaacaagaaagctATTTAGAGGGACATTCCCTTCCACACGTGAACGTTCCCCCAACCTGAGTAATCAATACTTAGTAAACTCAGATCAAATCGGtacccattaaaaaaagaaaatagaaaaaaaagaaaaaaaaaaaaaaagaagagacaaCCCATTTAGGTTCATTTCATGTTTATACATTTCTAAACAGAATTCAGCAAAATAGTGGATTGGATCAATGACTCGCCGAGTTGACTCATAATTTTGAAGGTTAATGATTTACCAGTGTAGCACAGCTAC
The sequence above is drawn from the Quercus lobata isolate SW786 chromosome 12, ValleyOak3.0 Primary Assembly, whole genome shotgun sequence genome and encodes:
- the LOC115969904 gene encoding uncharacterized protein LOC115969904 isoform X2, encoding MSAKCTRIASSSSSSDGNNNSFMFNQVLPPVPTTDFWCNPGMVPMNAVYAMPVPVAPMMFWPCMAPTSGDALVKMESSQPQLGNFLERCHLCKKWISDNDVYINLQAFCSSECRGKQILIDKSGETRSNCKVARRLL
- the LOC115969904 gene encoding uncharacterized protein LOC115969904 isoform X1, giving the protein MSAKCTRIASSSSSSDGNNNSFMFNQVLPPVPTTDFWCNPGMVPMNAVYAMPVPVAPMMFWPCMAPTSGDALVKMESSQPQLGNFLERCHLCKKWISDNDVYMYGNLQAFCSSECRGKQILIDKSGETRSNCKVARRLL